From a region of the Solanum stenotomum isolate F172 chromosome 2, ASM1918654v1, whole genome shotgun sequence genome:
- the LOC125855531 gene encoding branched-chain-amino-acid aminotransferase 2, chloroplastic-like isoform X1, whose amino-acid sequence MASSQSTLSPLFSTPPATSLQIAPTTSSDEESAYIDWDNLGFQLMQTDYMYVTKCSDDGIFKQGQLNRYGNIQLSPSAGVLNYGQGLFEGTKAYRREDGRVFLFRPEQNAIRMQIGAERMCMPSPSTDQFVEAVKQTALANKRWIPPFGKGALYIRPLLIGTGPILGLAPAPEYTFLVYACPVGNYFKQGTGPLNLYVEEDVHRASRGGAGGVKSITNYAPVLKATKNAKENGYSDVLYVDAVNKKYIEEVSSCNIFLVKGKVLSTPIAKGTILEGITRKSIIDIALDLGYTVEERLIEVDELFIADEVFCTGTAVGVAPVGSITYKGQRIEYKISSDQSCKQFYSRLVGIQRGVIKDERNWIVEIE is encoded by the exons TAGTGATGAGGAGTCTGCTTATATTGACTGGGACAATCTTGGATTCCAATTAATGCAAACTGATTATATGTACGTGACAAAATGCTCTGATGATGGAATATTTAAACAAGGACAACTTAATCGTTATGGCAATATCCAATTGAGCCCATCTGCTGGTGTCTTGAACTATGGAcag GGATTGTTTGAAGGTACAAAAGCGTATAGAAGAGAGGATGGACGAGTATTTCTATTTCGTCCTGAACAGAACGCGATAAGAATGCAAATTGGTGCGGAGAGAATGTGCATGCCATCTCCTTCGACTGATCAATTTGTTGAGGCTGTTAAGCAAACGGCTCTGGCTAACAAGCGTTGG ATTCCTCCTTTTGGAAAAGGGGCACTATACATTAGGCCTCTTTTAATAGGCACTGGTCCAATTTTGGGTTTGGCTCCAGCACCTGAGTACACTTTTCTTGTCTATGCCTGCCCTGTGGGGAATTATTTCAAG CAAGGGACAGGGCCACTGAACTTATACGTTGAAGAGGACGTGCATCGTGCCTCACGTGGTGGAGCTGGCGGAGTCAAAAGCATTACTAACTATGCTCCC gTTTTAAAAGCTACGAAGAATGCAAAAGAAAATGGATATTCAGATGTACTATATGTTGATGCagtaaataagaaatatattgaaGAAGTGTCTTCTTGCAATATTTTCCTTGTAAAAGGAAAGGTACTTTCAACTCCAATAGCCAAAGGAACTATTCTTGAAGGAATAACAAGAAAAAGCATCATAGACATTGCACTTGATCTTGGATATACg GTTGAGGAACGTTTAATTGAAGTTGATGAATTGTTTATTGCTGATGAAGTTTTCTGTACGGGAACTGCAGTTGGTGTTGCTCCTGTTGGAAGTATCACATATAAAGGCCAAAG GATTGAATATAAAATAAGCTCAGATCAGTCGTGCAAGCAATTTTATTCAAGATTAGTAGGGATACAAAGAGGTGTTATCAAGGATGAAAGGAATTGGATCGTGGAGATTGAATGA
- the LOC125855533 gene encoding transcription factor MYB36-like, giving the protein MGRAPCCDKNNVKRGPWSPEEDAKLKSYIEQNGTGGNWIALPQKIGLKRCGKSCRLRWLNYLRPNIKHGGFSEEEDRIICSLYISIGSRWSIIAAQLPGRTDNDIKNYWNTKLKKKLFGKQRQKQGSRKGKEINSISTISNNINNMNQNPCWPELPIMQQPIQFSNNDHTSIRKLLIKLGGKFSENDQLTNVVSPNSQYPIDNSSMQLMYQNHINLISSSPIDNVFNNMTTPNPDPYNMNGEASNFTAEFEHMINNHQQKLDGLEFLYEDDVFIDKSASTSGGNLDWESMNPYVLPLPPIIVSNDGGNSQQGVILQEGALDELSYPMAQ; this is encoded by the exons atggGGAGAGCTCCTTGTTGTGACAAAAACAATGTCAAGAGAGGGCCATGGTCACCTGAAGAAGATGCTAAGTTGAAGTCATATATTGAGCAAAATGGAACTGGTGGAAACTGGATTGCTTTGCCTCAAAAAATTG GCCTTAAGAGATGTGGGAAAAGTTGTAGGCTTAGATGGTTAAATTATTTGAGGCCAAACATCAAGCATGGAGGATtttcagaagaagaagataggaTCATTTGCAGCCTCTACATAAGTATTGGAAGCAG GTGGTCAATAATTGCAGCTCAACTTCCTGGAAGAACTGATAACGATATAAAGAACTATTGGAATACTAAGCTAAAGAAGAAGCTGTTTGGGAAACAACGTCAAAAGCAAGgatcaagaaaaggaaaagaaatcaACTCTATCTCAACAATTTCCAATAACATCAACAACATGAACCAAAACCCTTGTTGGCCTGAGCTTCCCATCATGCAACAACCAATACAATTCTCAAATAATGACCATACATCCATCAGAAAGTTATTAATCAAACTTGGAGGTAAATTCTCAGAAAATGACCAATTGACAAATGTTGTGTCACCAAATTCTCAATATCCTATCGATAATTCATCGATGCAGCTAATGTATCAAAATCATATCAATTTAATCTCTTCGTCTCCAATAGACAATGTCTTCAACAACATGACCACGCCAAATCCTGATCCATACAACATGAATGGGGAAGCTAGCAATTTTACAGCTGAATTTGAGCATATGATAAATAATCATCAACAAAAATTAGATGGTCTTGAATTTTTATACGAGGATGATGTGTTTATCGATAAGTCTGCGTCTACTTCTGGAGGAAATTTAGACTGGGAATCGATGAATCCTTATGTGCTTCCTCTTCCTCCAATTATTGTTTCTAATGATGGAGGTAATTCTCAACAAGGTGTTATACTTCAAGAAGGTGCACTTGATGAACTAAGCTACCCTATGgcacaataa
- the LOC125855531 gene encoding branched-chain-amino-acid aminotransferase 2, chloroplastic-like isoform X2, producing the protein MASSQSTLSPLFSTPPATSLQIAPTTSDEESAYIDWDNLGFQLMQTDYMYVTKCSDDGIFKQGQLNRYGNIQLSPSAGVLNYGQGLFEGTKAYRREDGRVFLFRPEQNAIRMQIGAERMCMPSPSTDQFVEAVKQTALANKRWIPPFGKGALYIRPLLIGTGPILGLAPAPEYTFLVYACPVGNYFKQGTGPLNLYVEEDVHRASRGGAGGVKSITNYAPVLKATKNAKENGYSDVLYVDAVNKKYIEEVSSCNIFLVKGKVLSTPIAKGTILEGITRKSIIDIALDLGYTVEERLIEVDELFIADEVFCTGTAVGVAPVGSITYKGQRIEYKISSDQSCKQFYSRLVGIQRGVIKDERNWIVEIE; encoded by the exons TGATGAGGAGTCTGCTTATATTGACTGGGACAATCTTGGATTCCAATTAATGCAAACTGATTATATGTACGTGACAAAATGCTCTGATGATGGAATATTTAAACAAGGACAACTTAATCGTTATGGCAATATCCAATTGAGCCCATCTGCTGGTGTCTTGAACTATGGAcag GGATTGTTTGAAGGTACAAAAGCGTATAGAAGAGAGGATGGACGAGTATTTCTATTTCGTCCTGAACAGAACGCGATAAGAATGCAAATTGGTGCGGAGAGAATGTGCATGCCATCTCCTTCGACTGATCAATTTGTTGAGGCTGTTAAGCAAACGGCTCTGGCTAACAAGCGTTGG ATTCCTCCTTTTGGAAAAGGGGCACTATACATTAGGCCTCTTTTAATAGGCACTGGTCCAATTTTGGGTTTGGCTCCAGCACCTGAGTACACTTTTCTTGTCTATGCCTGCCCTGTGGGGAATTATTTCAAG CAAGGGACAGGGCCACTGAACTTATACGTTGAAGAGGACGTGCATCGTGCCTCACGTGGTGGAGCTGGCGGAGTCAAAAGCATTACTAACTATGCTCCC gTTTTAAAAGCTACGAAGAATGCAAAAGAAAATGGATATTCAGATGTACTATATGTTGATGCagtaaataagaaatatattgaaGAAGTGTCTTCTTGCAATATTTTCCTTGTAAAAGGAAAGGTACTTTCAACTCCAATAGCCAAAGGAACTATTCTTGAAGGAATAACAAGAAAAAGCATCATAGACATTGCACTTGATCTTGGATATACg GTTGAGGAACGTTTAATTGAAGTTGATGAATTGTTTATTGCTGATGAAGTTTTCTGTACGGGAACTGCAGTTGGTGTTGCTCCTGTTGGAAGTATCACATATAAAGGCCAAAG GATTGAATATAAAATAAGCTCAGATCAGTCGTGCAAGCAATTTTATTCAAGATTAGTAGGGATACAAAGAGGTGTTATCAAGGATGAAAGGAATTGGATCGTGGAGATTGAATGA
- the LOC125855527 gene encoding G-type lectin S-receptor-like serine/threonine-protein kinase At4g27290 isoform X1, which yields MESKYFILFLLSFYSFIPKISSTTTNVINTNRFITDGDTIVSSGGTFELGFFSPNGSTTRYIGIWYKQILPYVQTIVWVANREKPLTNTSSVVLKVNKPGILALLNDKNETIWSTNTSRSVQNPVAVLLDSGNLVLKDANDDNPENFLWQSFNFPTDTFLPDMKLGKNFKTGIEVYLLAWKNDNDPTPGEYSLHIDPTGYPQGLIRHGARVSARAGPWNGLRWSGAPAPLQTQSSIYTFQFVFNEEEVYYSFSLINNSLLTRLVLTNNGFIQRLTWVDRTKSWHLYLNIPLDTCDTYSLCGAYGSCVIDSSPVCGCLDKFEPKYPQNWQTGDWSQGCVRKTPIDCNKEHGFLKYSGIKLPETNNSQYNKTMTLEGCRQVCSTNCSCTAYSSLDISNGDKGCLFWSGELIDIRELSGRGQDIYIRMDSSDLVSQASSNRKKTGTVLAVSFSLLVAVILLGLILFMYIRKKKKLKLKEDFELPQFQLSLITRATDNFSVNNQIGEGGYGPVYKGVLEEGQEIAVKRLSRTSMQGIDEFKNEVTYIAKLQHRNLVRLLGCCIQGEEKMLIYEYMPNKSLDSYIFDQTKKKLLDWSRRFDIINGIARGLLYLHQDSRLRIIHRDLKASNVLLDTEMNPKISDFGMARSVAGNEMGAKTCHVVGTHGYMSPEYAVDGIFSVKSDVFSFGVLVLEIVSCKKNRGFVHQDHNLNLLGHAWKLYKEDRSLELIDEKLAESCHISQVLRSIQVGLLCVQQCPEDRPNMSSVVQMLGNESLLAKAKEPGFFMERTLHDSDNSGMQTGSSKNEITMTMLDPR from the exons ATGGAATCTAAATACTTCATACTTTTCTTACTATCTTTCTACTCTTTTATACCGAAGATTAGTTCTACTACGACAAATGTAATCAATACTAATCGGTTCATAACAGATGGTGACACTATTGTTTCATCTGGTGGAACCTTTGAGCTGGGATTTTTCAGCCCCAATGGTTCCACAACGCGATATATTGGGATATGGTACAAGCAAATTCTTCCTTATGTCCAAACAATTGTATGGGTTGCAAACAGAGAGAAACCACTCACCAATACATCTTCAGTCGTTTTGAAGGTCAACAAGCCGGGAATACTTGCTCTTCTTAATGACAAGAATGAAACTATATGGTCCACGAACACCTCACGATCAGTCCAAAATCCAGTTGCAGTGTTGTTGGATTCTGGTAATCTTGTCCTAAAAGATGCAAATGATGACAATCCAGAAAATTTCCTATGGCAGAGTTTCAATTTTCCAACTGATACTTTCTTGCCTGATATGAAACTCGGAAAGAATTTTAAGACTGGTATTGAAGTTTACCTTTTAGCATGGAAGAACGATAACGATCCAACTCCAGGGGAATACAGTCTCCACATTGATCCTACTGGATATCCACAAGGCCTCATTAGACATGGGGCAAGGGTATCAGCTCGAGCAGGACCATGGAATGGTTTACGGTGGAGTGGAGCACCTGCACCACTACAAACACAAAGCAGCATATAtacttttcaatttgttttcaATGAAGAGGAGGTTTACTATAGTTTTTCTCTCATTAACAACTCACTGTTAACAAGGTTAGTCCTGACTAACAATGGTTTTATACAACGTTTGACGTGGGTGGATAGGACAAAGAGTTGGCATCTTTACCTCAATATTCCTCTGGATACTTGCGATACATATAGCTTATGTGGTGCATATGGGAGCTGTGTCATAGATAGTTCTCCTGTTTGTGGATGTTTGGACAAGTTTGAACCTAAATATCCACAAAATTGGCAAACGGGAGACTGGTCACAAGGGTGTGTTAGGAAGACACCTATTGATTGCAACAAGGAACATGGATTTCTAAAATATTCTGGAATCAAGTTGCCAGAAACTAATAACTCTCAGTACAATAAGACCATGACACTCGAAGGATGTAGGCAAGTATGCTCGACGAACTGTTCTTGCACAGCTTATTCGAGCCTAGATATAAGCAATGGAGATAAAGGCTGCTTGTTTTGGTCTGGGGAGTTGATTGATATCAGAGAGCTCTCTGGAAGAGGACAAGACATTTACATACGAATGGATTCTTCAGACCTAG TATCTCAGGCAAGTTCAAACAGAAAGAAGACAGGGACAGTACTCGCGGTGAGTTTCTCGTTGTTGGTGGCAGTGATTCTGCTAGGCCTGATTCTGTTCATGTACATACGTAAAAAGAAGAAACTAAAACTCAAAGAAGATTTTGAGCTGCCACAGTTTCAATTGTCGTTAATAACAAGAGCCACAGATAACTTTTCGGTCAACAACCAGATTGGAGAAGGTGGATATGGACCTGTTTATAAG GGAGTGCTCGAAGAGGGACAAGAAATTGCTGTGAAGAGACTGTCAAGGACTTCCATGCAAGGAattgatgaattcaagaatGAAGTTACCTATATTGCCAAGCTTCAGCATAGAAATCTTGTGAGACTTCTGGGTTGCTGTATTCAAGGGGAAGAAAAGATGTTGATCTATGAATACATGCCTAATAAAAGCCTGGACTCATacatatttg atcaaacaaagaaaaagttaCTTGATTGGTCAAGGCGTTTCGACATCATTAATGGAATTGCTCGTGGCTTATTGTATCTCCATCAAGATTCTAGACTACGTATTATCCATAGAGACCTTAAAGCAAGCAATGTTTTGTTAGATACAGAAATGAATCCAAAGATATCAGACTTTGGGATGGCTCGAAGTGTTGCAGGAAATGAGATGGGAGCTAAAACATGCCATGTGGTCGGGACACA CGGTTACATGTCCCCTGAATATGCAGTAGATGGAATCTTCTCAGTAAAATCAGATGTGTTTAGCTTTGGCGTATTGGTGTTAGAGATTGTGAGTTGCAAGAAAAATAGAGGATTTGTCCATCAAGATCACAACCTTAACCTTCTCGGTCAC GCATGGAAGCTTTACAAGGAAGATAGGTCCTTGGAACTAATTGATGAGAAGCTAGCTGAATCTTGTCATATTTCTCAAGTTTTAAGGTCAATTCAAGTGGGACTATTATGTGTGCAACAATGTCCTGAAGATAGACCAAACATGTCTTCTGTGGTTCAAATGCTAGGTAATGAGAGTTTACTTGCAAAAGCTAAAGAACCAGGATTTTTCATGGAAAGAACGTTACATGATTCAGATAATTCAGGAATGCAGACAGGAAGttcgaaaaatgaaataacaatGACAATGTTAGATCCTCGGTAG
- the LOC125855527 gene encoding G-type lectin S-receptor-like serine/threonine-protein kinase At4g27290 isoform X2, which yields MYIRKKKKLKLKEDFELPQFQLSLITRATDNFSVNNQIGEGGYGPVYKGVLEEGQEIAVKRLSRTSMQGIDEFKNEVTYIAKLQHRNLVRLLGCCIQGEEKMLIYEYMPNKSLDSYIFDQTKKKLLDWSRRFDIINGIARGLLYLHQDSRLRIIHRDLKASNVLLDTEMNPKISDFGMARSVAGNEMGAKTCHVVGTHGYMSPEYAVDGIFSVKSDVFSFGVLVLEIVSCKKNRGFVHQDHNLNLLGHAWKLYKEDRSLELIDEKLAESCHISQVLRSIQVGLLCVQQCPEDRPNMSSVVQMLGNESLLAKAKEPGFFMERTLHDSDNSGMQTGSSKNEITMTMLDPR from the exons ATGTACATACGTAAAAAGAAGAAACTAAAACTCAAAGAAGATTTTGAGCTGCCACAGTTTCAATTGTCGTTAATAACAAGAGCCACAGATAACTTTTCGGTCAACAACCAGATTGGAGAAGGTGGATATGGACCTGTTTATAAG GGAGTGCTCGAAGAGGGACAAGAAATTGCTGTGAAGAGACTGTCAAGGACTTCCATGCAAGGAattgatgaattcaagaatGAAGTTACCTATATTGCCAAGCTTCAGCATAGAAATCTTGTGAGACTTCTGGGTTGCTGTATTCAAGGGGAAGAAAAGATGTTGATCTATGAATACATGCCTAATAAAAGCCTGGACTCATacatatttg atcaaacaaagaaaaagttaCTTGATTGGTCAAGGCGTTTCGACATCATTAATGGAATTGCTCGTGGCTTATTGTATCTCCATCAAGATTCTAGACTACGTATTATCCATAGAGACCTTAAAGCAAGCAATGTTTTGTTAGATACAGAAATGAATCCAAAGATATCAGACTTTGGGATGGCTCGAAGTGTTGCAGGAAATGAGATGGGAGCTAAAACATGCCATGTGGTCGGGACACA CGGTTACATGTCCCCTGAATATGCAGTAGATGGAATCTTCTCAGTAAAATCAGATGTGTTTAGCTTTGGCGTATTGGTGTTAGAGATTGTGAGTTGCAAGAAAAATAGAGGATTTGTCCATCAAGATCACAACCTTAACCTTCTCGGTCAC GCATGGAAGCTTTACAAGGAAGATAGGTCCTTGGAACTAATTGATGAGAAGCTAGCTGAATCTTGTCATATTTCTCAAGTTTTAAGGTCAATTCAAGTGGGACTATTATGTGTGCAACAATGTCCTGAAGATAGACCAAACATGTCTTCTGTGGTTCAAATGCTAGGTAATGAGAGTTTACTTGCAAAAGCTAAAGAACCAGGATTTTTCATGGAAAGAACGTTACATGATTCAGATAATTCAGGAATGCAGACAGGAAGttcgaaaaatgaaataacaatGACAATGTTAGATCCTCGGTAG